Below is a window of Cardiocondyla obscurior isolate alpha-2009 linkage group LG13, Cobs3.1, whole genome shotgun sequence DNA.
CGTCGAATTCATGGAAGCATGGTACcgacgtcgcgaaagagtAAGACAGAGTGTATCTCTGTCCTTTttctctatccgacggcaCTCGAAACGCTGGTTTCATATTCATACGGACGAGTCTCTGCATTCGTCCGTGCCAAGATTCGGTTCCACGTAGTCGACACGCGcgtgttttgttttttttcctttagtGTGCATCCATCCTTTGTAGGATATAAGGCACAATATCACACGCGTGTGAGCAGTGATAACGTTACGCGATCTGTGATATTGTTTATTATAGTGACAATATTAAAGTgataatattgaattaatattaaaagtgacATCAGACTCACAATCAGTGATATCAGAAGTACGtgagttaatttaatatatatgctACATAATCTTGGAAGGACGTTTTGAAGGTTAAGATATCTTTGGAATGTTCTTCGAATGTCCTtactttatgaaatattaacaatttatatctgtaattgtttaattttaaataacaattgtCACTTGGCTATTGCAGTGAATATCAAGAAATACCAAATCGTTGAATTCATTAATGAACACGAAGATGACAATGTTTCTCTAGATTATGTGCCGTCCAAATGGGTAACATACGATGAACAATTGCGTTCTTGTGTCTGCAAATTCATGCCTTCTCCATACACTACAAAAACtcggataaaattaaataacatcaTTAATGAGAATAATGAAGCACCCGAATCTTGGCCGTCATATCCAGTATATTTGAGAGGTGAAGCAggtaaaaatgattattttaatattatttatttcgaaattataGTTTATGGATTTaatctgttattttatttttgtgtctTTTTCTTCTGTAGAAACGATAGAAGAAGCGAACAAAAAGTTAAGGGCTATcaacaaaaaacaatatttttattcaaccgATAACGACAACCACGCCGAAAACAACGTAAAACGTTGcacgaaattttttaagaaaaaggcAAAAAGGAACAGTGAAAATGCTATTGACAAGATTCTGTATAATAGTGACATAGGGACACGTAATTCTTCTAATGAATCCAATTCTTCTACAACAACtagtaatatacatttatctaTTATATATCTCTCTTATTATAAATCTATTATATAAACTATATCTGTCATGCatcaattgtattaattttattgtatttattttcagcAAATGATCAAAGTGAATATACTAATAAACAaagtaaaactttattaaaaaagaaaaacaaaaagaaaaaaataaagaagaataaTATTGAAGACACAGAAGCAATACTAAGCACTTCGGCAATTAgcagtaatataaataatactgtAGCGTCCAACATTACCAAACAATTTTTCACTAAAAATGTGCAACATATAGAAAATGATAAAGATGTAACATTTCCTGCAggtatatatcaattattttaatgacaatTAACGTAAATAACAAGCATTTACCATAATTAATAGATgatttaatatagaaatggtttattttagaaaatcttttgTTGCATAAAGCAATTAAGTCCTTAACTGTTGAAGTATCAATGCAAAATGAGCAGCTAAGACAATTAAAACTGTGTATTGAAaacacattaaaaataaaagtggaTGCAATGACTATTGagaaatttatagaaaaatataatataatgcttaaatttacaaatttagaagaacttaaagattttaatgaaaaattatctgCAGGTGGAGAATTTCTTTCAGATTTTGtaagtaaatattttcataattttttaataatgaactttaaaagatatacataaaaattggTCAGATTTACTGTGATTTGTTTTATCTCGGTCTatcaaaaaacaataattaaaaataatgtttaatttgcAGAAATCTAGTCTCAAATGTCTAATACAAGAgaatatgtataaaacattacttataattttaaagagattaaTGGATAGAAGACTGGCCGTACAATGTACTGCAGTTCGTATATCAAaagataaatatcttttcaaaGATACGACATTATATAAAGTTCTTTtcggtaattatttattttatagtaaaagTGTAACAAATTGTAGTTAAAAcataaagttaaatattttttcagctTTTATTTGCACTTATTGTGCAGCTGAAGGAAAATCCATAACGGAAAAGGAATTCACCAAAGCTTTAGGcagcatttttaataatgctaaGGATTGGGATGGCCAAAGAAATGCGCGTCGACTTGCAATAGTTCGAACAACAAATATTAACActgaaagagagaatgagaaagaAACTTAAATAATGATTCTATCCAAGAGGTCAactattactttaaaaaatgtagaataatttttttttgccgttttTGACAGTACGGTACAATTTATTACAGTATTACCAATGTATTGTTCTTTTATTACTGGTAatgttattttcaatattcttgttatttttcttaattattttctataacgTTTGTGGTGCAGTGGGCTGTCACCGCTCTCCTGATAACTAAGGCAAAATTTAGTTGCGCTTAAGACTAAAAAGATTTAAACTCgtggaaaaaatttatttaaaaaaatgttatttataattaaaaattaatttattattttgctgaGTATTACATAGTATTTTCAGTATGTTCAATGAGTTTTCCAACCAGTAGTTGACCTCTCGATTCTATCCTTCTTTTTTtgattaagtttaattttaagttccattaatttatatacatacatacatacatacatacatacatacatacatacatacatatatatattgttacgccgggaacgggtcggcgaacgtctccacgttcgcgtctctttctcacactcacacactcacactcgcggcgcttgagctccgcgaaagaaagagacgatttataaaaaggaacgtgaacaatttaattagagcatgCAAAACGATACAACGACTGCACCGATTCAagacacgggcagaactgtcatttagTCACAATCAATAAATTTCGTCCCCTAGCAACGGGAAACCGAatcctcggagcgagccggcagcttcacgctgctccgtataccgggcgtaacactgcCCTCCCCTTCCTCCAGATTGTCGCCCCGACAATCAGGGGGGGCCTCCGTGGCGTCTTGTTCCACTTTGGACTCCTGTCCAAGTTCTTGAACTCCACGAAGTGACGCGAAGAATCTTCCTCAGCGCGAAGATGCTTCCGTCCTTGGCCCTCAGCTCGATTCCGCTGCTCCTcttaaaatcttcaaacaagGGGGGGGGGGCATAACTTTCTGTGGACCCTCCGACTCAAGGTCTCCCCAAGTTTCTGTTCCGGCATTAGCCCTTCGTCCCATGGAAAACCACAGATCAAAAACCATGGGAAGAACAGTCTTCTTAACGAAAAAATCCTCCTTCATCTTGAAATGGAGCGGAACACATTTCTCCTGAAGAAAATCCTCCTTCCTCCCCGTCCAGCTAAACTCCTcctcaaaagagaaaaagaagaaaagcagtttccaaagaaaaatcaattttcccccccaaaaaaaacaaacacggcccccaaaatctatttaattttcccttt
It encodes the following:
- the LOC139107734 gene encoding nuclease SbcCD subunit C-like, which codes for MNIKKYQIVEFINEHEDDNVSLDYVPSKWVTYDEQLRSCVCKFMPSPYTTKTRIKLNNIINENNEAPESWPSYPVYLRGEAETIEEANKKLRAINKKQYFYSTDNDNHAENNVKRCTKFFKKKAKRNSENAIDKILYNSDIGTRNSSNESNSSTTTTNDQSEYTNKQSKTLLKKKNKKKKIKKNNIEDTEAILSTSAISSNINNTVASNITKQFFTKNVQHIENDKDVTFPAENLLLHKAIKSLTVEVSMQNEQLRQLKLCIENTLKIKVDAMTIEKFIEKYNIMLKFTNLEELKDFNEKLSAGGEFLSDFVKI